A stretch of DNA from Capsicum annuum cultivar UCD-10X-F1 unplaced genomic scaffold, UCD10Xv1.1 ctg1628, whole genome shotgun sequence:
AAATAGACGCATAGACTAACTGACTTTGTCTCTGCTGAAATTTGAACACTTGTCTACCCACTACGTTGTGGCCATTGCACCAACATCACCAAGTGGCCAATTGAATTAGCCACAGTATAGTGAcatcaaaataacaataaaggaTGAGTCATGGAGTTCTTCACTAGAGAGTATTTGTGAGGAATCTGCCTTAGGATATGCACACACAGTTCATGATCATGTGTTAGAATCTTCTACACGATCAGGCTACCGGTGATACCTTCTCAGTTCACTTGGaaataaaaaaagcaaaataatTTGATACCAAAAATGTTCGTCTCTTTTTTGGTTATATAGAACTCAAAAGGGCCAAAGTTTGTCTACTTCACTGATACTCATATAAGATTCATGAATGTTATAGGTTCATGCATGAGAAAATATTTCAAGGCCTAACAAAATCCTTACGATTGACTCTATATTATCCTTACATATAAATCACCAAGATTTGTAAAAGCAAGCAACATGTTTTCGCCTTCTTGGGATTTGGTGCCTCAATCTAGCCAAGAAAGTTCATGATCACCAAATGGAGCACTAAATTGCCGAGAACAAAATCAGCAAAAGCACGTTCCGGGGGCAAATCCTGCAATGGTGGACCAAATATCAAGTGATGAGATACATTGACATATCTTTAAGCACTAGTAATTTGAAAGGAAAGAACAAACATAAGCCCAGCAGattcatttttatctctctttacATTGACCCATAATGAGAAGTGCAGGATATTGTTTATCTACAACTTCACGTCGTTTTTCTATACAACTGAAGTAGAGGGGAGATTCAAGGGAAAACTGTAAAATGGAAGATCATATCTCGAGAAAGGTTACCTTGAATTCCTTGTTTTCTTTGTTTACTTGGATCCGAAGACAAACTGCAAGAAAGATACTAATCAATCAGTTGAAATTTAACATTTTCCTAAAATGGAGTGCATCTAAATAGACCACTTAGCTCACCAGCAAGGACTGCTGTGCCAATACAAGAAAGCACCCCAGAGAGAAAAGAGTTGAACGGGAATGATCCAACAAGAGTCATGTATACCACCTGATTATTGCCATTAGAAGCGAAAAATACATCAACCGGATGGATTAAGCAAATCAAGCAAAAAATCTTAATGCTCAGACACTGAATCATGTTTTTAACTCTTCAAATTG
This window harbors:
- the LOC124890351 gene encoding dolichyl-diphosphooligosaccharide--protein glycosyltransferase subunit DAD1-like, with protein sequence MIQCLSIKIFCLICLIHPVDVFFASNGNNQVVYMTLVGSFPFNSFLSGVLSCIGTAVLAVCLRIQVNKENKEFKDLPPERAFADFVLGNLVLHLVIMNFLG